In a single window of the Streptomyces sp. NBC_00285 genome:
- a CDS encoding tetratricopeptide repeat protein: MSGPDGSPGLDALRRAMAENSEEPEGPARNARAEQLLAEAEKLNIPLAVIEALGHQLKVYNYSSEKAKMFVPFARLLRMWDEHPEDFDEYETHSLHWVFKWVTTGMLDQPHIPLGAMEKWLGEMEYRYRLAGHSERAVRSAEYSVASHVGDLTRAERAYAAWLAADRDTMADCHACELHEQGWWQAQRGRDAEALELWAPVLEGEFTCAHEPHAALASSLTPLLRLGRLDEARANHLRGFRLVRSMESMRGAYADHVEFCALSGNEARALELLAERPAYFTDDGHPRSRLEFTAAVALLMDRLTGLGRGDQPVPGPAGRTWTAAELAVHARGEALALAARFDERNGTDHVSERARARMAQEPLVERLPLGVRAVRTVAAPVVVPPVPAVAQEPGLPALVAEARRLSDTLQPNAVEAWAAVARAAQGREADLDPRDRAEIADHEAMDRGPEGIELFEQAAELYTQAGDPGEALAARARAAYVRALAGEVDEALTALAGPYDEILALYAADDTGVRQTASVLMSRARILLRQVHETEDDGVLPEAEQAVREVLALVEGRTGDDVRLTARVAEAQAMLAELAARAGDVESAAELFAGAATGFVEAGLPWFAVEYEARLAGLMHHLGDPAGTEGALRAALEHGGPHLEAIGRAQLHLQLAEVVGSRGQAEEAAEHALEAAHWADEAGEGPMLGAWARQQLGGFLLRLGRWAEAAEVLESALPDLNAETHGDGAVVQTLWWLGDCLGELGEHRESAERRLQAAEIARHWPEQHDHATLAHLAAESLGAAGLPAEADSAYARAGDLWRDLGNVHGLVRALRARAWLALRSEGGADMARERMADAVRECEAALADEQADEEARQRLVTELGHTHRQFGDLLARSVAEDADDDSIRAVLEEALGQVVEAIVVFASAGDDALDARTGAELAAGWLAADLSRPAQAAARARAVLAAYGRADARDDETARARRAEAEQMLGLMAEQEG; encoded by the coding sequence ATGAGCGGACCCGACGGGAGCCCGGGCCTCGACGCGCTGCGCCGGGCCATGGCGGAGAACTCCGAGGAGCCGGAGGGTCCCGCCCGCAACGCGCGCGCGGAGCAGCTGCTCGCCGAGGCCGAGAAGCTGAACATCCCGCTCGCGGTGATCGAGGCGCTCGGCCACCAGCTGAAGGTCTACAACTACAGCTCCGAGAAGGCCAAGATGTTCGTTCCCTTCGCGCGCCTGCTGCGCATGTGGGACGAACACCCCGAGGACTTCGACGAGTACGAGACGCACTCGCTGCACTGGGTCTTCAAGTGGGTGACGACCGGCATGCTCGACCAGCCGCACATCCCGCTCGGCGCCATGGAGAAGTGGCTCGGCGAGATGGAGTACCGCTACCGGCTGGCCGGGCATTCCGAACGGGCGGTGCGCAGCGCCGAGTACAGCGTGGCCTCGCACGTCGGGGACCTGACGCGGGCCGAGCGGGCGTACGCCGCCTGGCTGGCCGCCGACCGGGACACCATGGCCGACTGCCACGCCTGCGAGCTCCACGAACAGGGCTGGTGGCAGGCGCAGCGCGGCCGGGACGCCGAGGCGCTCGAACTGTGGGCGCCTGTCCTTGAGGGCGAGTTCACATGCGCCCACGAGCCGCACGCGGCCCTGGCCTCGTCGCTGACGCCGTTGCTGCGGCTGGGGCGGCTCGACGAGGCGCGCGCCAACCATCTGCGGGGCTTCCGGCTCGTGCGGTCCATGGAGAGCATGCGCGGTGCCTACGCGGACCATGTCGAGTTCTGCGCGCTGAGCGGCAACGAGGCCCGCGCTCTCGAACTGCTCGCGGAGCGGCCCGCGTACTTCACGGACGACGGCCATCCGCGCAGCAGGCTGGAATTCACGGCCGCGGTGGCGCTGCTGATGGACCGGCTGACCGGACTGGGCCGGGGCGACCAGCCGGTGCCGGGGCCCGCGGGCCGCACCTGGACCGCGGCCGAACTCGCCGTCCACGCGCGCGGGGAGGCCCTCGCGTTGGCGGCCCGCTTCGACGAGCGCAACGGCACAGACCACGTCAGCGAGCGGGCACGCGCGCGCATGGCTCAGGAACCGCTGGTGGAACGGCTGCCGTTGGGGGTACGGGCGGTCCGCACCGTCGCCGCTCCCGTGGTCGTGCCACCGGTCCCGGCGGTCGCCCAGGAGCCGGGTCTGCCCGCGCTTGTCGCCGAGGCGCGGCGGCTGTCGGACACCCTCCAGCCGAACGCCGTGGAGGCCTGGGCGGCGGTTGCGCGGGCCGCGCAGGGCAGGGAGGCGGACCTGGATCCGCGTGACCGGGCGGAGATCGCCGACCACGAGGCGATGGACCGCGGCCCCGAGGGCATAGAACTGTTCGAGCAGGCCGCCGAGTTGTACACGCAGGCGGGCGACCCCGGCGAGGCGCTGGCGGCACGCGCGCGTGCCGCGTACGTACGCGCGCTGGCCGGTGAGGTGGACGAGGCACTCACAGCGCTCGCCGGGCCGTACGACGAGATCCTCGCCCTGTACGCCGCGGACGACACGGGCGTACGGCAGACCGCGTCGGTACTGATGTCCCGCGCGCGGATCCTGCTGCGGCAGGTGCACGAGACGGAGGACGACGGGGTCCTGCCCGAGGCGGAGCAGGCCGTACGGGAGGTGCTCGCCCTCGTCGAGGGGCGCACCGGTGACGACGTCCGGCTCACCGCGCGGGTCGCCGAGGCGCAGGCGATGCTGGCGGAGCTGGCCGCCCGGGCCGGGGACGTGGAGTCGGCCGCGGAGCTGTTCGCGGGGGCCGCGACGGGGTTCGTGGAGGCGGGTCTGCCGTGGTTCGCGGTGGAGTACGAGGCGCGGCTGGCCGGGCTCATGCATCATCTGGGCGACCCGGCCGGGACCGAGGGGGCGCTGCGGGCGGCCCTGGAGCACGGCGGGCCGCACCTGGAGGCGATCGGGCGGGCCCAGCTCCACCTCCAGCTCGCCGAGGTCGTCGGTAGCCGGGGGCAGGCCGAGGAGGCTGCCGAGCATGCCCTGGAGGCCGCTCACTGGGCCGACGAGGCCGGTGAGGGCCCGATGCTGGGCGCATGGGCCAGGCAGCAGCTGGGCGGGTTCCTGTTGCGGCTGGGCCGGTGGGCCGAGGCCGCGGAGGTGCTGGAGTCGGCGCTGCCCGACCTGAACGCCGAGACGCACGGTGACGGGGCGGTCGTCCAGACGCTGTGGTGGCTCGGCGACTGTCTGGGCGAGCTGGGCGAGCACCGGGAGTCGGCCGAGCGGCGTCTCCAGGCCGCCGAGATCGCCCGGCACTGGCCCGAGCAGCACGACCATGCGACGCTCGCCCATCTCGCGGCCGAGTCGCTGGGTGCCGCGGGTCTGCCCGCCGAGGCGGACAGCGCGTACGCGCGTGCGGGGGATCTGTGGCGGGACCTCGGCAACGTCCACGGCCTCGTCCGCGCTCTGCGCGCCCGCGCGTGGCTCGCGCTGCGCTCCGAGGGCGGGGCGGACATGGCACGGGAGCGGATGGCGGACGCGGTCCGGGAGTGCGAGGCCGCGCTCGCCGACGAACAGGCCGACGAGGAGGCGCGGCAGCGGCTCGTCACCGAACTCGGGCACACCCACCGGCAGTTCGGCGACCTGCTGGCCCGTTCCGTGGCCGAGGACGCCGACGACGACTCGATCCGGGCGGTGCTGGAGGAGGCACTCGGGCAGGTGGTGGAGGCCATCGTGGTGTTCGCCTCGGCCGGTGACGACGCCCTGGATGCCCGCACCGGCGCCGAACTCGCGGCGGGCTGGCTGGCGGCCGACCTGAGCCGCCCGGCGCAGGCGGCGGCACGCGCGCGTGCCGTACTGGCGGCCTACGGCCGAGCGGACGCCCGTGACGACGAGACGGCACGGGCCCGGCGGGCCGAGGCCGAACAGATGCTCGGGCTCATGGCGGAGCAGGAAGGCTGA
- a CDS encoding HSP90 family protein — translation MDSQTSQSSQTPQVPQQPHTFQVDLRGLVDLLSHHLYSSPKVYLRELLQNAVDAITARRAEQPDAPARVRLYAEDGVLRVEDSGVGLTETDVHNLLATIGRSSKRAEGLQEVRSDFLGQFGIGLLACFVVAERIRVVSRSARTPDALPVEWTASDDGSYRVRTLPHEARPEPGTTVHLVARAGAAEWLAPARVLQLARDFGSLLPYDVRVGDEAVTDLPAPWDRPYPSPATRRVALARHCHDLFGFTPLDSIELNVPLAGIRGMAYVLPTAVSPAQRATHRVHLKGMLLTERADQLLPDWAFFVRCVLDTDSLRPTASREALYEDETLAAVREALGERIRSWLTGLAAGDPERLAAFLSVHHLGVKSLARHDREMLRTMLPWLPFETTDGRLSLEEFAQRHAVVHFTRTVEEYRQVAPIASAQGVGVVNGGYTYDSDLVEALPSVRPGTVVAELDADTVTAHLNLVDPAEELALSGFLAAARARLDPLGCDVVLRAFRPLSVPALHLDDRGARHEQARAEAEGEADDLWAGILGSLRGSAPRARLVLNQLNPLVRRIGSLGDPELIGTATESLYGQALLMAQRPLRPADSALLNRAFMGLLEWATNGEETP, via the coding sequence ATGGATTCCCAGACCTCACAGTCATCACAGACACCCCAGGTACCTCAGCAACCTCATACGTTCCAGGTCGACCTGCGCGGTCTGGTGGACCTCCTCTCCCATCACCTCTACTCCAGCCCCAAGGTCTATCTGCGCGAGCTGCTCCAGAACGCGGTGGACGCGATCACGGCACGGCGGGCCGAACAGCCCGACGCGCCGGCCCGGGTCCGGTTGTACGCCGAGGACGGCGTGCTCCGGGTGGAGGACTCCGGGGTGGGCCTGACCGAGACGGACGTGCACAACCTGCTGGCCACCATCGGACGCAGCTCCAAGCGGGCCGAGGGGCTTCAGGAGGTGCGCTCCGACTTCCTGGGGCAGTTCGGCATCGGCCTGCTCGCGTGCTTCGTGGTCGCCGAGCGGATCCGGGTGGTCAGCCGCAGCGCCCGTACGCCGGACGCGCTTCCGGTGGAGTGGACGGCGAGCGACGACGGTTCGTACCGTGTGCGGACGCTGCCCCACGAGGCCCGTCCGGAGCCGGGGACCACTGTGCATCTGGTCGCGCGGGCGGGCGCCGCCGAGTGGCTCGCGCCGGCGCGGGTCCTGCAGCTCGCCCGGGACTTCGGCTCACTGCTGCCGTACGACGTCCGGGTCGGCGACGAGGCGGTCACCGATCTGCCCGCGCCCTGGGACCGGCCCTACCCCTCCCCCGCCACCCGCAGGGTGGCCCTGGCCCGGCACTGTCACGACCTGTTCGGCTTCACACCGCTGGACTCGATCGAGCTGAACGTGCCGCTGGCCGGGATCCGGGGCATGGCGTACGTCCTTCCCACGGCGGTCAGTCCCGCCCAGCGGGCGACCCATCGCGTGCATCTCAAGGGCATGCTGCTGACCGAGCGGGCCGACCAGCTGCTGCCGGACTGGGCGTTCTTCGTGCGCTGCGTCCTGGACACGGACAGCCTGCGGCCCACGGCCTCGCGCGAGGCGCTGTACGAGGACGAGACGCTGGCAGCCGTACGGGAGGCGCTCGGCGAGCGGATCCGGTCCTGGCTGACGGGGCTGGCCGCCGGTGATCCCGAGCGGCTCGCGGCCTTCCTGTCCGTGCATCACCTCGGTGTGAAGTCGCTCGCGCGGCACGACCGGGAGATGCTGCGCACGATGCTGCCGTGGCTGCCGTTCGAGACGACGGACGGGCGGCTGTCCCTTGAGGAGTTCGCGCAGCGGCACGCGGTGGTGCACTTCACGCGGACCGTGGAGGAGTACCGGCAGGTCGCGCCGATCGCGTCGGCGCAGGGCGTCGGCGTGGTCAACGGCGGTTACACGTACGACAGCGACCTGGTCGAGGCGCTGCCCTCGGTGCGGCCGGGGACCGTCGTCGCCGAGCTGGACGCGGACACCGTGACCGCCCATCTGAACCTGGTCGATCCGGCCGAGGAGCTGGCGCTGTCCGGCTTCCTGGCGGCCGCGCGGGCCAGGCTCGATCCGCTGGGCTGTGACGTCGTCCTGCGTGCCTTCCGGCCGCTGTCCGTGCCCGCACTGCACCTGGACGACCGGGGCGCCCGGCACGAGCAGGCGCGGGCCGAGGCCGAGGGGGAGGCCGACGACCTGTGGGCCGGCATCCTCGGCTCGCTGCGCGGCAGCGCTCCACGCGCGCGTCTCGTGCTGAACCAGCTCAACCCGCTCGTACGGCGGATCGGTTCGCTCGGTGATCCGGAACTGATCGGCACCGCAACCGAGTCCCTGTACGGGCAGGCGCTGCTGATGGCCCAGCGCCCGCTCAGGCCCGCGGACTCCGCGCTGCTGAACCGGGCCTTCATGGGCCTTTTGGAGTGGGCCACCAACGGCGAGGAGACCCCCTGA